ACTATCGCCTTCTTTTGATAATCTGACCCATGTTAAGGCGTCTCCCTCCTCAAGATTGATAGCTATTAGGCCATTTGAGCGAATTTTAGAGAAAGCGGAAAGTGAAGTTCTTTTGATATATCCAGCCTTGGTTAGCATTAATAAATAACAATCGTTATCAAAAGACTCTACTGCAACTAGTGAAGTTATTTTTTCTTCCCTTGGTATTGGGAGAAGTTGAACAGATGGAGTCCCTTTTGCTGTTCTGCTACTCATAGGAACTCTATATGCTGGCAAAGCATAAGCTACCCCTCTATCACTGAAAAGCAGAAGAGTATCATGATCATTACAGCTTATAGATAATTTCACCTCATCATCATCTTTACTCTTTGTGCCAGCTTTCCCCCTTGATCCACGACTGGTAGGTTCAAAATCATTAACAGGCATTCTTTTCAAATATCCTGCTTCAGTTATTAAAACTACTGATCTGTCATTAGCTATAAGATCAATATCATCTAAGCCGCCACCTAAATCAAGTATCTCTGTTTTTCTTGGAGAAGAAAATTTCTCATCAATTTTATTAAGTTCTTCAAGAATAATCTCAAAAATTCTTTGTTTACTATCCAATATTTGTTTATATTGGTTGATTTTTTTTGTTAATTCATCATGTTCTGATTTGATTTTATCGGCTTCTAAGGCTGTTAATCTTCTTAACTGCATTTGCAAGATTGCTTCTGCTTGAATAGAAGTTAACTCATGATCAGTTTGTAATTTTTCTCGCGCTGAAATTGTATCTTTTGCTGATCTTATAAGATTAATAATTTCATCCATAGCAGCCAAAGCTAATAAAAGGCCCTCTATTATGTGATCTCTTTCTTCTGCCTTTTTTAATAAAAATCCAGTTCTTCGCCTTATTGTGGCTACTCTAAAATCAAGAAATACATCTAACATTTTTCGAAGTGAAAGTGTAGTAGGTTCTCCTTTAACTAAAGCCAAAATATTTGCACTGAAATTATTTTGCAGGGGAGTCAACTTAAATAAATTATTTAAAACTACTTGGGGGTAGGCGTCTCTTTTTAGCTCGATAACAATTCTCATACCATCTCGATCACTTTCATCTCTAATATCAGAAATCCCTTCTAATTTTTTCTCATTAACCAAGTCCGCAATTCTCTCGATCAAGGCTGCTTTATTTGTTTGAAAAGGTAGTTCAGTAATTATTACTGCATCTTTTTCTGCCCTCCCAACTGATTTAATTTGCTCAATATTTGCTACACCTCTCATAGTTATTGAACCTTTTCCTGTTTTGAAGGTTTCTCTAATACCATCTTTTCCTAAGATTTGTCCGCCAGTAGGGAAATCAGGACCCTTAATAAGTTCAAAAAGATCTCTATCTTCAATTGAAGGGTTTTGGATTATTGATTTAAGACCAACGATTAATTCTCCTAAGTTATGAGGTGGAATATTAGTAGCCATTCCCACTGCTATTCCGGATGATCCATTTAAGAGGAGTTGAGGTATTCTCGCAGGTAATACTGTTGGCTCTTGTTGGGAGCCGTCAAAGTTATCAGCGAAATCTACAGTTTCAGACTCAATATCTTCTAATAAACTTTCATCTGTAAGAGACTGTAAACGAGATTCTGTATATCTCATTGCTGCTGGAGGATCATTATCTACAGAACCAAAGTTTCCATGACCATCTATAAGTGGCATCCTCATAGAGAAATCTTGAGCCATCCTCACTAAAGCATCATAGACTGCAGTATCACCATGGGGGTGGTATTTACCTAGTACCTCTCCGACAACTCTTGCACATTTTCTGTAAGGTCTTCCACTAGTTAAACCAAGTTCATACATTGCATAAAGAATTCTTCTATGAACAGGCTTTAATCCATCTCTCGCATCTGGAAGTGCACGACCAACAATAACGCTCATTGCGTACTCAAGATAAGAGCGAGACATCTCATTTCTTAAGTCGGTTTGAATTATTCGATCGTTATCTTCACTTAATCCAGAATTTCCGGAATCTACAATATCAGACATACAAAAAACCTTTCTTTAATAATAATCGTTGTTTGTCATAATGAAAAAAAAAAAAATATAAATTTAATTCCCAAATACTCACATTTACACATAAATTAAAAAAAAATCTATTGTTTTTGAATAAACCTTGGCTTATTACCCCTTTAGTTGTTAATTTAATCAGAATAAATGAAAAATTCCGTGAATATTGAACTTGGTTTAAACAAAAAAGTCAGAAGGGCTTATGGCATTGATGAAATAGCACTAGTCCCTGGGAAAAGAACCCTTGATTACGATTTAACTGATCCTTCTTGGTTAATAGGTGATTTAAAGAGAGAAGTCCCAATCATAGCAAGTGCTATGGACAGCGTTGTTGATGTCGACACGGCTGTAGAACTTACCAAATTAGGTGCTCTAGGTGTCATTAATATGGAAGGCATACAAACACGATATGAAAATCCCGATGAAATACTAATTCAAATAGCATCAGTTGGGAAGAATGATTTTGTTCCTTTAATGCAAAAGATTTATAGTGAACCCATCAAGGATGAATTGATACTACGTAGAATAAATGAAGTTAAAGATAGAGGAGGTATTGCCGCGTTTAGTGGAACCCCTCAAGCTGCTATTAAATTTAGAGAAACACTTAATAATTCAAAAATAGATTTATTTTTCCTTCAGGGAACAGTTGTTTCAACTGAACATCTTGGTATGGAAGGCAAGGAATCCTTAAATATTAAAGATCTCTGCAAATCCATGAGAGTTCCTGTAGTTGCTGGTAATTGTGTTACTTACGAAGTGGCTAAACTTCTTATGCAGGCAGGTGTAGCGGGATTAATGGTAGGCATAGGCCCTGGAGCTGCATGTACTTCGAGAGGAGTACTAGGTATTGGAATACCTCAAGCAACCGCAATCGCTGATTGTAGTTCGGCGAGAGATGATTTTTTTAGAGAAAGCGGTCGTTATATTCCAATAATCGGGGATGGAGGAATTGTGACTGGCGGGGATATTTGTAAATGTTTAGCATGCGGTGCAGATGCTGTAATGATTGGTTCGCCGATAGCTAAATCCTCAAACGCTCCTGGCAAAGGATTTCATTGGGGCATGGCTACTCCAAGTCCTATATTACCAAGGGGTACAAGAATTGAAGTTGGGAGTACAGGATCCTTAGAGAGGATAATTAAAGGTCCTGCATTGCTCGACGATGGGACTCATAATTTATTAGGTGCAATTAGAACATCAATGAGTACTCTTGGGGCAAGAAATATCAAAGAAATGCAAGAGGTTGAAATAGTTATTGCACCATCTCTCCTAACAGAGGGTAAGGTTTATCAAAAAGCTCAACAACTTGGGATGGGTAAATAGTTCTTTATATGGAGAAAATCTTAAAAACTTAGTGAATTAAGTATTAAAGTGAACAAATTTCGCTTTAGGAGTTATTATTAATTAATGGGGGAAACCCCATACTCCTCACACACTAAATCGCCCGATTAATCGGGCTTTTTTAGATATTTTGTTACTTATATTATTTTATCTGTAATGAAAGCATCACTTAAAAGAATTGCCTGCTAAATTTTCTTAAAGGAATACTTAAATTATGTCATCAGCTCCAGCCGTAACTGATTCTTCATTTGACAAGGATGTACTGCAAAGTGATCTGCCAGTATTGGTTGATTTTTGGGCACCATGGTGCGGTCCATGTAGGATGGTTGCACCAGTTGTAGAAGAAATCTCAAAAGACTTTGAAGGTAAAATTAAAGTTTTTAAATTAAATACAGATGAGAACCCAAATGTTGCAAGTCAATATGGAATTAGAAGTATTCCAACATTAATGATTTTCAAAGGTGGTCAAAAGGTTGATACTGTTGTTGGAGCCGTACCAAAAGCAACTCTTTCGAGCACATTAACTAAGCATTTATAAACAAAAAGCTTTGCATAAAATTGGACTTATAGACTATGGGATGGGTAACATTCATTCTGTTACAAAATCTTTAGAAAGTCTTGGAGAAGAAATAATTTTAATTAAAAACTTTAATGAAACCAAGGCTTGTAAGGCGATAATACTTCCTGGAGTTGGATCTTTTGATCCTGCAATGAGTAATCTTGCAAATACAAATTTGATAACTGATCTGAAAAATTGGATTAATAGTGGGAAGTCTTTTTTAGGAATTTGTTTAGGGCTTCAACTCCTTTTTGAATCTAGTGATGAAGGAAAAGCTCCAGGACTAGGCATTTTTAAGGGGAAAATAAAAAAAATACCTTACATGGTTAACCAAAGAATTCCGCACATGGGTTGGTGCCAATTAATACCTACAAAGCCAAATACTTTACTAGAGCTAAAGGAATTAAATAATTGGGTTTATTTTGTACATTCTTACCATGCAATACCAGATAAGACTAATATTATCTCAGCTCAGGTTAATTATGGTTCTGAAAAATTAACAGCGATTATTGAAAATGATAATTTGTTGGCCTGTCAATTTCATCCTGAAAAATCTGGTAAAACTGGAGAAAAACTTTTAAGAAGATGGATTTCTAATATTCAATAACTAAAAATTTTCGGATGAAGACAAACTTAAGATTAATAGGTGGTAAAAAACTCCAAGGTCCAAATAACAGGTATACGAGGCCTACCACTTTAAGAGTTAGAGAGGCAATATTTAATATATTGAGAAATAAGGTTGAAAATAGCAACTGGTTAGATTTATTTAGTGGTACAGGGGCCATATCTTGTGAAGCTTATAATCATGGGGCACGAAAAATAATTGCAATTGAAAAAGATAAAAACAACTCAAAAATTTGTTTAAAAAATCTTCTTTCCTTAAAAGATGTAGAAGATAGAAAAAATGATATTGATGTTATTTGTAAAGACGTATTGAACTGGACAAAACCAAACTACGAGAGAAACCTATCATCTAAAATTATGGAATTAAACAAAATAAAATTTGATTTTATTTATTTAGACCCTCCATATGATTTCAATTTCCATGAATTAGTTTTAAATCAGATATTTAATTGTAATTTCTTAAAAAAAACTTCAATAGTTATTTGTGAACATTCTCCAAATTTATTTATAAAGAAAAGTACTTTATGGGAAACTATTGATGAAAGAGACTATGGACAGTCAAGATTAACATTTTTAATCAATATCCAACATCCCTGAGCCTCTTCTATATTGATTCCATGCACTCACGAATAATCCAAGAAGAGTTATGGGTACTAAACCCAAAACAATTCCACATAGAAGAGGCTCAATCATTTTTTTTGCTTTTTTTGAATTTATTATTCACAATTGTTACATAGAGACTATTTTTTGTGTCAACATCTTCATCATCTGCAGTAGAAAAAGACTTTAAAACAGAATTTTTGAAAAAGTTTTTTATTGTTTTTGTAGTTTCATTAATAGGTTTTTTGATATTTTTTTTAAATCATCATGAAAAAAACAAATATATTACTGAAACTCTTGAGCTTAATGGATCTGCTAATGATGGAGATGCTCTTTTTAAGATGAATTGTGTAGGGTGTCATGGAATTACAGCAAGAGGATTAGTTGGCCCAGACTTGCATTCAATAACTAAACGTTTAAATGATAAAGAGATAATAAAACAAGTTACGGGTGGCCTCACTCCTCCAATGCCAAGTTTTGAAATTGACCCTGTAAATATGTCTAATTTATTAAAATATTTACATAGTCTAGAGTGATTTTGGAGAAAAGTTTTTCTAATTTAAAGGTCATATTAGTTGAACCAAATGGCCCTTTAAATGTAGGGAGCGTTGCTAGATTATGCAGTAATTTTGAAGTTGATGAATTAAGAATTGTTTCTCCGAGATGCGATATATTTTCCCTAGAAGCAAAAAAAATGGCCCTTAAAGGTCAAAAATTTCTTGAACATTGTAAGATTTTTGATGATCTTCAAAAAGCTATTTCTGATTGTGATTTAGTTCTAGCATCTTGTGGAAGGATTGATTTAAATAAAGGTTCATTTTTTGGATCCTCTGAAGATATATTTGATTGGACTTTATCCTTTAAAAAAATAAATAATTTAGCAATTATATTTGGAAGAGAAGATA
The Prochlorococcus marinus CUG1433 genome window above contains:
- the rsmD gene encoding 16S rRNA (guanine(966)-N(2))-methyltransferase RsmD; amino-acid sequence: MKTNLRLIGGKKLQGPNNRYTRPTTLRVREAIFNILRNKVENSNWLDLFSGTGAISCEAYNHGARKIIAIEKDKNNSKICLKNLLSLKDVEDRKNDIDVICKDVLNWTKPNYERNLSSKIMELNKIKFDFIYLDPPYDFNFHELVLNQIFNCNFLKKTSIVICEHSPNLFIKKSTLWETIDERDYGQSRLTFLINIQHP
- the petG gene encoding cytochrome b6-f complex subunit PetG, which codes for MIEPLLCGIVLGLVPITLLGLFVSAWNQYRRGSGMLDID
- the gyrA gene encoding DNA gyrase subunit A, which encodes MSDIVDSGNSGLSEDNDRIIQTDLRNEMSRSYLEYAMSVIVGRALPDARDGLKPVHRRILYAMYELGLTSGRPYRKCARVVGEVLGKYHPHGDTAVYDALVRMAQDFSMRMPLIDGHGNFGSVDNDPPAAMRYTESRLQSLTDESLLEDIESETVDFADNFDGSQQEPTVLPARIPQLLLNGSSGIAVGMATNIPPHNLGELIVGLKSIIQNPSIEDRDLFELIKGPDFPTGGQILGKDGIRETFKTGKGSITMRGVANIEQIKSVGRAEKDAVIITELPFQTNKAALIERIADLVNEKKLEGISDIRDESDRDGMRIVIELKRDAYPQVVLNNLFKLTPLQNNFSANILALVKGEPTTLSLRKMLDVFLDFRVATIRRRTGFLLKKAEERDHIIEGLLLALAAMDEIINLIRSAKDTISAREKLQTDHELTSIQAEAILQMQLRRLTALEADKIKSEHDELTKKINQYKQILDSKQRIFEIILEELNKIDEKFSSPRKTEILDLGGGLDDIDLIANDRSVVLITEAGYLKRMPVNDFEPTSRGSRGKAGTKSKDDDEVKLSISCNDHDTLLLFSDRGVAYALPAYRVPMSSRTAKGTPSVQLLPIPREEKITSLVAVESFDNDCYLLMLTKAGYIKRTSLSAFSKIRSNGLIAINLEEGDALTWVRLSKEGDSVLIGSRTGMAIHFRLDLNELRPLGRTARGVKSMNLREGDNLVSMDVLTSDLVDQLAKIDEVNKEIDENLEVNSSEGPWVLIASAFGLGKRVPVTQFRLQKRAGMGLRAIKFRITDDVLVCLKVLGAGEELLFITERGVIVRTNADKISQQSRAATGVKLQKLDEGDHLSEVVLVPREQIEGIDEISSGENN
- a CDS encoding GuaB3 family IMP dehydrogenase-related protein, producing MNIELGLNKKVRRAYGIDEIALVPGKRTLDYDLTDPSWLIGDLKREVPIIASAMDSVVDVDTAVELTKLGALGVINMEGIQTRYENPDEILIQIASVGKNDFVPLMQKIYSEPIKDELILRRINEVKDRGGIAAFSGTPQAAIKFRETLNNSKIDLFFLQGTVVSTEHLGMEGKESLNIKDLCKSMRVPVVAGNCVTYEVAKLLMQAGVAGLMVGIGPGAACTSRGVLGIGIPQATAIADCSSARDDFFRESGRYIPIIGDGGIVTGGDICKCLACGADAVMIGSPIAKSSNAPGKGFHWGMATPSPILPRGTRIEVGSTGSLERIIKGPALLDDGTHNLLGAIRTSMSTLGARNIKEMQEVEIVIAPSLLTEGKVYQKAQQLGMGK
- the hisH gene encoding imidazole glycerol phosphate synthase subunit HisH, giving the protein MHKIGLIDYGMGNIHSVTKSLESLGEEIILIKNFNETKACKAIILPGVGSFDPAMSNLANTNLITDLKNWINSGKSFLGICLGLQLLFESSDEGKAPGLGIFKGKIKKIPYMVNQRIPHMGWCQLIPTKPNTLLELKELNNWVYFVHSYHAIPDKTNIISAQVNYGSEKLTAIIENDNLLACQFHPEKSGKTGEKLLRRWISNIQ
- the trxA gene encoding thioredoxin; translation: MSSAPAVTDSSFDKDVLQSDLPVLVDFWAPWCGPCRMVAPVVEEISKDFEGKIKVFKLNTDENPNVASQYGIRSIPTLMIFKGGQKVDTVVGAVPKATLSSTLTKHL
- a CDS encoding cytochrome c, producing the protein MSTSSSSAVEKDFKTEFLKKFFIVFVVSLIGFLIFFLNHHEKNKYITETLELNGSANDGDALFKMNCVGCHGITARGLVGPDLHSITKRLNDKEIIKQVTGGLTPPMPSFEIDPVNMSNLLKYLHSLE